A part of Chitinophagaceae bacterium genomic DNA contains:
- a CDS encoding PKD domain-containing protein gives MTKKIRDVVSRIAMKQLITFFFVIYSFTICAFVNIPYQINPKNNSVFSSGTLIFTWNQTEGNLSYHFQISENIEFIPLVADELISDETEIEFDFSESGQYFWRLRSCDNGDCYEWSPAYSFTIFNPSDISENILWLDAGGEILKNDNSVYQWIDMSGNGNHAEQAETLNQPIFIENAFNNKPAIDFDGTSHFFTGTELNNIHQSSFTTFIVADGGTVSGSLQLPFFLISPFPDGYWITRNVGNQKFNVINRNFQSSSGDLFNSGFSKKIFQTKKTINTQLQGYINTHEVFSTTASNAISPFTNNNYHIGYANYQFIGYYKGKIAEILIYNKAVNDQETHLINTYLRQKYSKQLDLGEDVKVDYGFEPISIIAPEGFTNYLWSNGSINNSIIANETSLIWLTANDSFGLNTSDTIRVFFPNVNLTATNSIICKDSTVFLTTKLPNPELYSFEWSNGAGTSLIEVEQPGNYWVKVTDTLGYYNYSDTIFLALDDFASNISLGPDIELCSGNSIGLVETDPDSEIISYLWNTNEITPEIVITQTGNYTLTVINENGCIAEDSIFVEIIGTAPSVDFGATTSCLGTETIFTDLSEPAEDDELNSWLWEFENGFISNEPNPNFTFNEPGIFDVTLTVIANSTCQASIVKPVEVLFSPQAIFSKDTTCINIPVQLIDQSLPHSDGEIISWMWVYNENIFSTEQNPFITFEKPGSFEITLIVESSNGCTDTTSNFVYVYSNFQPPTNFSLIHPKNNQIIEHGFIHFSWNESSFASYYSLQVALDESFEDIIIEVDGLEDTNYSLEIGHGKYYWRVAAFNLCMDSTRSEIIKFISLNPVFIDGLSLWLRGDVFDSIDNKVTQWTDLSGENNHALQMIASQRPGITTFLNKPALDFTPNQYLIIDAVQELNPENFTYIALGERRGTTAGAIISSVIPSWWGTQISTTSAAFQFFKGNGTISSFATNYDMSRPWLVKFNNNNPNGEIYINNLFHGNFLKEVSYSELSNITIGRSSAGTSANYFNGKLAEILIFNRALDETELNKITGYIQAKYSPPINLGPDRNTTYGF, from the coding sequence ATGACAAAGAAAATAAGAGATGTGGTTAGCCGAATTGCAATGAAACAACTTATTACATTTTTTTTCGTAATTTACTCATTTACAATCTGTGCGTTTGTTAATATTCCGTATCAGATAAATCCAAAAAACAACTCAGTATTTAGCTCAGGTACCTTAATATTTACCTGGAATCAAACTGAAGGGAACTTAAGTTATCATTTTCAAATTTCAGAAAATATTGAATTTATCCCACTTGTTGCAGATGAGCTAATTTCAGATGAAACGGAAATCGAATTTGATTTTTCCGAATCGGGTCAATACTTTTGGCGTCTAAGAAGTTGTGATAATGGAGATTGTTATGAATGGTCACCTGCTTATTCCTTTACAATTTTTAATCCTTCTGACATTTCAGAAAATATTCTTTGGCTTGATGCTGGAGGAGAAATCCTAAAGAACGACAATTCAGTATATCAATGGATTGATATGAGTGGTAATGGGAATCACGCAGAACAAGCAGAAACACTAAATCAGCCCATATTTATTGAAAATGCATTTAATAATAAACCTGCGATTGATTTTGACGGAACTTCTCATTTTTTCACAGGAACAGAACTAAATAACATTCATCAATCTTCTTTTACAACATTTATTGTAGCCGATGGTGGTACTGTAAGTGGAAGCCTACAGCTTCCTTTTTTTCTTATTAGTCCTTTCCCAGATGGATATTGGATCACAAGAAATGTTGGAAATCAAAAATTTAATGTAATAAATCGAAATTTTCAATCATCATCGGGAGATCTTTTTAACAGTGGTTTCTCAAAAAAAATTTTTCAAACAAAAAAAACAATTAACACGCAGTTACAAGGGTATATTAATACACATGAAGTTTTTTCGACAACTGCTTCAAATGCTATTTCTCCATTTACTAACAACAATTATCATATAGGATACGCCAATTATCAATTCATAGGTTACTATAAGGGAAAGATTGCAGAAATATTAATATATAATAAAGCAGTTAATGATCAAGAAACTCATTTGATTAATACCTACTTAAGGCAAAAGTATTCGAAGCAGCTCGACCTTGGTGAAGATGTAAAAGTAGATTATGGCTTTGAACCGATAAGTATAATTGCTCCTGAAGGTTTTACTAATTATTTATGGTCTAATGGGTCAATAAATAATTCAATTATAGCCAATGAGACTTCATTGATTTGGTTAACAGCAAATGATAGTTTTGGGTTAAATACAAGTGATACAATAAGAGTATTCTTTCCAAACGTAAATTTAACTGCAACGAATAGTATCATTTGTAAGGATAGTACAGTGTTTCTAACCACCAAACTTCCGAATCCCGAACTCTATTCATTTGAATGGTCAAATGGAGCAGGAACCAGCTTAATTGAAGTTGAACAGCCAGGTAATTATTGGGTAAAGGTGACTGATACCCTTGGTTATTATAATTATTCAGATACAATTTTCCTCGCTTTAGATGATTTTGCTTCAAATATAAGTCTTGGCCCTGACATTGAACTTTGCTCAGGAAATTCAATAGGTCTGGTAGAAACTGATCCAGATTCCGAAATTATTTCATACTTGTGGAATACCAATGAAATAACACCTGAAATCGTTATCACGCAAACTGGAAATTACACACTTACAGTCATTAATGAAAATGGTTGTATAGCTGAAGATAGCATTTTTGTAGAAATAATTGGAACAGCACCGTCTGTTGATTTTGGTGCAACAACAAGTTGTCTTGGCACAGAAACTATTTTTACTGACCTTTCAGAGCCCGCAGAGGACGATGAATTAAATAGCTGGTTGTGGGAATTTGAAAATGGGTTTATTTCTAATGAACCTAATCCTAATTTTACATTTAACGAACCTGGTATTTTTGATGTGACACTAACAGTTATTGCAAACTCTACCTGCCAGGCAAGTATTGTAAAGCCTGTTGAAGTGCTTTTTTCACCTCAGGCAATTTTTTCTAAGGATACTACATGTATAAATATACCAGTTCAGTTAATCGATCAAAGTTTGCCTCATTCGGATGGTGAAATTATCTCTTGGATGTGGGTTTATAACGAAAACATTTTTTCAACTGAACAGAATCCTTTTATAACCTTTGAAAAACCAGGATCTTTTGAAATAACTCTTATAGTTGAATCTTCTAACGGGTGCACAGATACCACTAGTAACTTTGTATATGTGTACTCGAATTTTCAACCTCCAACAAACTTTTCTTTAATACACCCTAAAAATAACCAGATAATTGAGCATGGCTTTATACATTTTTCATGGAATGAATCCAGTTTCGCATCTTATTATAGCTTGCAGGTGGCATTGGATGAATCATTTGAAGATATCATAATAGAAGTAGATGGTCTTGAGGATACCAATTATTCTCTCGAAATAGGACATGGTAAATATTATTGGAGGGTAGCTGCATTTAACTTATGCATGGATAGTACTAGATCTGAAATTATTAAATTTATATCCTTAAACCCTGTCTTTATTGATGGTTTAAGTCTATGGCTTCGGGGAGATGTTTTTGATTCCATTGATAATAAGGTAACGCAGTGGACTGACTTAAGTGGAGAAAACAATCATGCGTTGCAAATGATTGCATCACAACGTCCTGGCATAACTACATTCTTGAATAAACCAGCACTGGATTTCACACCTAATCAATACCTGATCATTGATGCAGTCCAGGAACTCAACCCTGAAAACTTTACTTATATTGCTTTGGGTGAAAGAAGGGGAACAACAGCAGGAGCAATTATTTCTTCAGTAATACCTTCTTGGTGGGGCACTCAGATTTCAACCACTTCTGCAGCATTTCAATTTTTCAAAGGCAATGGTACCATAAGCTCTTTTGCTACAAACTATGATATGAGCCGACCTTGGCTTGTTAAGTTTAATAATAATAACCCAAATGGAGAAATTTATATTAATAATTTATTTCACGGAAACTTCTTAAAAGAAGTTTCATACTCAGAGCTAAGTAATATAACAATTGGAAGAAGTTCTGCAGGTACATCTGCAAATTATTTTAACGGGAAACTTGCAGAAATACTCATATTCAATAGAGCACTTGATGAGACCGAACTAAACAAAATTACAGGATATATTCAAGCGAAATACTCCCCCCCCATCAACCTTGGCCCTGACCGCAACACTACCTACGGCTTCT